Part of the Ruegeria sp. TM1040 genome, GCTGGCCCTGCCGGATGCGGACAGCTTCTCCCTCGTGGGCTATCAGACGGTGATGAAACAGGGGGATTTCTTCCTCTACTTTCAGAACTCCTTCATCGTCACCGTCGGCTCGCTCACGCTGATCCTGCTGTTTGGGGCCATGGCGGCCTTTGCGCTCAGCGAATATCGCTTTCGCGGCAATATGCTGATGGGACTGTATCTCGCGCTCGGGATCATGATCCCGATCCGCATCGGCACCGTGGCGATCCTTGAAATGATGGTGTCGACGGGGCTGGTGAACACGCTCTGGGCGCTGATCCTCGTCTACACGGCCCAAGGCCTGCCGCTCGCGGTCTTCATCCTGAGTGAATTCATGCGACAGGTGAGTGATGACCTAAAAAACGCTGGTCGCATCGACGGGCTCAGTGAATTCACGATCTTTTTCAAGCTGGTCCTGCCCTTGGTGCGCCCTGCATTGGCCACCGTCGCGGTCTTCAACATGATTCCGATCTGGAACGATCTGTGGTTCCCACTGATCCTCGCCCCCGCCGAGGAAACCAAGACGCTGACGCTCGGCAGCCAGGTGTTCATCGGCCAGTTCGTGACCGACTGGAACGCGGTTCTGTCGGCGCTGTCGATGGCGATCCTGCCGGTGCTGATCCTCTATGTGATCTTCTCCCGCCAGCTCATTCGCGGCATCACGTCGGGGGCGGTGAAATGATGGTTTCTCTCCTCACCACAGAAGGGCAGCGCCCGGTCGCGGGAGGGCGTGAAAGCTCAAACCACAAAGGAGCCACATCATGACCCGTGTTCTGATCGCTGGCCTCGGCAACATGGGCCTCTCCCACGCGCTCGCGCATCACACACAGGACGGCGCCGAGATCGTCGGCCTCGTCAATCGCTCAGGTCAGGTCGACCACCCCGACCTTCAGGGCTATCCGGTCTTCACCGACTTTCACGCGGCCCTCGAGGACACAAAACCGGATCTGGTGGTCGTGGCCACCTACTCCGACAGCCACGCCGACTATGCCGTGGCCGCGATGGAGGCCGGCGCGCATGTGTTTGTCGAAAAACCCCTCGCCACCACGGTGAAGGACGCCCGCCGGGTGGTCGCCACCGCCAAGGCCAAGAACCGCAAACTGGTCGTGGGCTATATCCTGCGCCACCACCCCTCGTGGGTGCGGCTCATTGAGGAATCCCGCGCACTTGGCGGACCGTATGTGTTCCGCATGAACCTGAACCAGCAAAGCAAGGGCGCAGAGTGGGAAACTCACAAGGCGCTGATGCAGACCACCGCGCCCATCGTCGATTGCGGCGTGCATTACGTGGATGTCTGGTGCCAGATCACCGATGCCAAACCCGTTCAGGTCAACGCCATGGGCCTGCGGCTCTCGGACGAGATTGCGCCCGATATGTATAACTACGGCCAGTTTCAGGTCACATTCGATGATGGCTCTGTCGGCTGGTACGAGGCGGGCTGGGGGCCGATGATGTCGGAGACCGCCTTCTTCGTCAAAGATGTGATCTCCCCCAAAGGCTCGGTCTCGATCACCGAAGCCGACAAGTCCGGCTCTTCGGATGTGGACGGCCATACCCGCGTCGGCGGGCTGTTGGTGCACCGCCCCGAGGGCGACCAGCTGATCGACCTGCCCGATGAACCCGGCCACCAGGCGCTCTGTGACGCCGAACAGGCCTATATGCTGCGCGCCATCCGTGAGGATCTCGACCTCTCCCGCCACGCGCAGGACGCCGTGCAGTCGCTGGCGATCTGCCTGGCCGCCGATGAAAGCGTCCGCAGCGGCGCCCCTGTCAAACTCAATGAGGTAACGCCATGACCGCGCTGACCCTGACCAATGTGAACAAATCCTTCGGCAATGTGCATGTCCTCAAGGACATCAACATCGAGGTCGATGAGGGCGAGTTCGTCGTCTTTGTCGGCCCCTCGGGCTGTGGCAAATCCACCCTCCTGCGCACCATCGCGGGACTTGAGGATGTGACCTCGGGCGAGGTGTGCATCGCGGGCGAGGTGGTCAACCAGACCCCGCCCTCCAAACGCGGCATCGCCATGGTGTTTCAGTCTTACGCGCTCTATCCGCACCTCAACGTGCGCAACAACATGTCGCTGGCGCTGAAACAGGCCAAGGAAAGCAAGGAAACCATCGAGGAACGCGTGGCCGAAGCCAGCCGTATGCTGAGCCTGGGCGATTACCTCGACCGCTTCCCGTCGGAACTCTCGGGCGGTCAGCGCCAGCGGGTTGCCATTGGCCGCGCCATTGTGCGCCACCCCAAGCTGTTCCTCTTTGATGAGCCGCTTTCAAACCTCGACGCGGCCCTGCGTATGAACACGCGGCTGGAGATCGCCAATCTCCACGAACAACTGGGCGCAACGATGATCTACGTCACCCACGACCAGACCGAGGCGATGACCCTTGCGGATAAAATCGTGGTGCTGCGCGATGGCCGTGTCGAACAGATCGGCTCTCCGATGGAGCTTTATAACAACCCGGCCAATCAGTTTGTGGCGGGCTTCCTTGGCTCTCCGGCGATGAACTTCCTGCCCGCTGCCCTGCTCGAAGATGGCAACCCCAACAC contains:
- a CDS encoding carbohydrate ABC transporter permease; its protein translation is MSSARSNPINTAAMHGALIIYTLIALFPVFVILINSFKTRKKIFREPLALPDADSFSLVGYQTVMKQGDFFLYFQNSFIVTVGSLTLILLFGAMAAFALSEYRFRGNMLMGLYLALGIMIPIRIGTVAILEMMVSTGLVNTLWALILVYTAQGLPLAVFILSEFMRQVSDDLKNAGRIDGLSEFTIFFKLVLPLVRPALATVAVFNMIPIWNDLWFPLILAPAEETKTLTLGSQVFIGQFVTDWNAVLSALSMAILPVLILYVIFSRQLIRGITSGAVK
- a CDS encoding Gfo/Idh/MocA family protein, whose translation is MTRVLIAGLGNMGLSHALAHHTQDGAEIVGLVNRSGQVDHPDLQGYPVFTDFHAALEDTKPDLVVVATYSDSHADYAVAAMEAGAHVFVEKPLATTVKDARRVVATAKAKNRKLVVGYILRHHPSWVRLIEESRALGGPYVFRMNLNQQSKGAEWETHKALMQTTAPIVDCGVHYVDVWCQITDAKPVQVNAMGLRLSDEIAPDMYNYGQFQVTFDDGSVGWYEAGWGPMMSETAFFVKDVISPKGSVSITEADKSGSSDVDGHTRVGGLLVHRPEGDQLIDLPDEPGHQALCDAEQAYMLRAIREDLDLSRHAQDAVQSLAICLAADESVRSGAPVKLNEVTP
- a CDS encoding ABC transporter ATP-binding protein — encoded protein: MTALTLTNVNKSFGNVHVLKDINIEVDEGEFVVFVGPSGCGKSTLLRTIAGLEDVTSGEVCIAGEVVNQTPPSKRGIAMVFQSYALYPHLNVRNNMSLALKQAKESKETIEERVAEASRMLSLGDYLDRFPSELSGGQRQRVAIGRAIVRHPKLFLFDEPLSNLDAALRMNTRLEIANLHEQLGATMIYVTHDQTEAMTLADKIVVLRDGRVEQIGSPMELYNNPANQFVAGFLGSPAMNFLPAALLEDGNPNTLGVRPEDLRLDDAGLLEVTSKHVEHLGGDTNVIADCHGHQITLRLFGQHAIRTGQGLRLSIAEGKSYVFDPSGARLS